The genomic region GCGCGTGCCTCTGTATGATCGCGGGTCTGCTGGATCAACTGTCCGTCGCGCAGCAGATACAACCGGCTGTCACCTGACCAGATACAGTCAAATTGGGTTTGATGCACCAGAAGTGCGGCAACTGTGGCACCGATCATCCCACTTTCCAGTTTCGCGGCCTGCGCGCGGATCACATCATTGGCCCGTGTCAAGCGCTGGTCGAAACGCGCCACCAGATCATCCGCAGAAACCGCTAGCCCGATCGAATTAAGCTCATGCACAATGGTTTGACTGGCGAAATCACCCGCTGCATGGCCGCCCATGCCATCGGCAACCACCCAAAGCCCGTATTCGGGCCGTGCAAGATAGCTGTCTTCGTTGACCTTGCGTTTACAGCCAACATCGCTGCCCTGCCCAGTCTCAAAGGTGAAGTAATCGTTTCGGTTCACGTTTGTGCCCCCGTTTCGCCCGCCACGCCACCCAAGAGCCAGCCCAGGGCCTGCGCTTCGGGCAGACCGGGACAGCCCA from Sulfitobacter pacificus harbors:
- a CDS encoding PP2C family protein-serine/threonine phosphatase — translated: MNRNDYFTFETGQGSDVGCKRKVNEDSYLARPEYGLWVVADGMGGHAAGDFASQTIVHELNSIGLAVSADDLVARFDQRLTRANDVIRAQAAKLESGMIGATVAALLVHQTQFDCIWSGDSRLYLLRDGQLIQQTRDHTEARALLDAGSITAEEAANWPRKNVITHAVGVSEKPICERVTGELQLGDLFLICSDGLTEHIADAEIAEVLLRYPPQEACAQLIEETVRRGARDNVTVIAMRCSDAPPPAEDEMLYDLDNSSLDTGSIL